The following are encoded together in the Fibrobacter sp. UWB10 genome:
- a CDS encoding class I SAM-dependent methyltransferase, whose amino-acid sequence MSIKEPDQSVWNRFWQQKNDMDKVYPSSPSVLNTIKKNFKLEGLKVLEVGAGTGRDSAELARLGADVYVLDYAENSLKIVDAIRAKDNLYDNLKLVRGDAFKAPFPDCTFDLVFHQGLAEHFKDSLPLIKENYRILKHGGHCLCDVPQTVHPYTVIKHILIAMDKWFAGWEKQFTMPQLKKLMADAGFECVYDYGDWMRPNLFYRIVREVGFKVGVELPKYPLQGSAYQKVKDKILDSLENNSLMHYTQLCIGVLGKKP is encoded by the coding sequence ATGTCTATTAAAGAACCTGATCAGTCTGTCTGGAACAGATTTTGGCAACAGAAGAACGATATGGACAAGGTTTATCCTTCGTCCCCGTCTGTGTTGAATACGATTAAGAAGAATTTTAAGCTCGAAGGCCTCAAGGTTTTGGAAGTGGGTGCCGGTACCGGTCGCGATAGTGCCGAACTGGCCCGCTTGGGTGCCGACGTCTACGTACTTGATTACGCTGAAAACAGCCTGAAAATTGTGGACGCCATTCGTGCGAAGGATAACCTTTACGATAACCTGAAGCTTGTGCGTGGCGATGCCTTCAAGGCTCCGTTCCCGGATTGCACCTTTGACTTGGTGTTCCATCAGGGCCTGGCCGAACACTTCAAGGATTCGCTCCCGCTGATCAAGGAAAACTACCGCATTCTAAAGCATGGTGGCCATTGCCTGTGCGACGTGCCGCAGACCGTTCACCCGTACACCGTTATCAAGCATATTCTGATTGCGATGGACAAGTGGTTTGCTGGTTGGGAAAAGCAGTTCACCATGCCGCAGCTCAAGAAGCTTATGGCCGATGCGGGCTTTGAATGCGTTTACGATTATGGCGACTGGATGCGCCCGAACCTGTTCTACCGCATTGTGCGCGAAGTGGGCTTCAAGGTGGGCGTAGAACTGCCGAAGTATCCGCTGCAGGGTTCTGCTTACCAGAAGGTCAAGGACAAGATTCTTGATTCTCTCGAAAACAATTCGCTTATGCACTACACGCAGTTGTGCATTGGAGTCTTGGGCAAGAAGCCCTAG
- a CDS encoding UvrD-helicase domain-containing protein, producing MDAEEILKGLNSDQRAAVLHDHEQGAQLLILAGAGSGKTSVLTKRIQYRILCGVEPEKILALTFTAKAAAEMRERVQKLFPNAGVRLCTFHSLALYMLKCKMPCGKKGGAGGECPAYELLGFKKMPVPTESSEREFSQALSKLKLKVNVSRENLFSDCYGAAVSAKLQPLREAVLESGQVVFEDLIYSAIQLLETNEAARDYFRDQWKEILVDEYQDINPSQYRLVKGLLGDRKQLFVVGDDDQAIYGFRGADIGNIERFCEDFKESTQIRLEWNYRSVPNVLYLANEIFKNKPIHLRKMLRAGNLNGSGGNPLYKENRKPEIWVSDNPVEEIQKIVVSIKELREDYDLAWKNFAILVRYNRQRLYYEQALRDYNIPIAGDVVTDAGEMENGAATSEVTVEDGVHIETVHASKGLQYAVVYYAGLCEKLTPGECTGDRKARKRQLDEERRLYYVGVTRAEACLFLLYCKRRFWKGKLRRFRRSRFLPHERNRSTEWNMPVILFKIYVVVAVLGYMLMYIIALPYLKLRYGKNFDAWLDHKIQDFSRYCMKVIRIDLTIEDQAQLGKVDWSRPVFVVGNHNSFVDIPIVFLAIQKTVGFVAKKSLGRIPFLNFWMHKIGCVLVNREKGGAAKAVRQAVSERGNSARIFIFPEGTRSKTGALGTFKSGVFRFACENDAIMLPLVIKGSGPVWERRKDTKRCKVNVKVLAPIDVLECRKENEKFDPKIHMLPMVHKMMEDAL from the coding sequence ATGGACGCCGAAGAAATCCTGAAAGGGTTGAATTCTGACCAGCGTGCAGCGGTGCTGCACGACCATGAACAAGGTGCGCAACTTTTGATTTTGGCGGGGGCCGGCTCGGGCAAGACATCCGTCTTGACCAAGCGAATCCAGTATAGGATTCTTTGCGGTGTAGAACCTGAAAAAATCTTGGCGCTAACATTCACCGCAAAGGCCGCCGCCGAAATGCGGGAACGTGTGCAAAAGCTTTTCCCGAATGCGGGCGTGCGATTGTGTACGTTCCATTCGCTTGCGCTGTATATGCTGAAGTGCAAGATGCCGTGCGGGAAAAAAGGTGGCGCGGGCGGCGAGTGTCCGGCTTACGAACTTTTGGGCTTCAAGAAAATGCCTGTGCCGACAGAATCGTCGGAACGAGAATTTTCGCAGGCGCTTTCGAAGCTCAAGTTGAAAGTCAATGTGTCGCGGGAGAACTTGTTTTCGGACTGTTATGGCGCGGCGGTGTCAGCGAAATTGCAACCGCTCCGTGAAGCCGTTCTAGAATCGGGCCAAGTCGTATTTGAAGACTTGATATATTCAGCGATACAATTGCTCGAAACTAACGAGGCTGCGCGGGATTACTTTCGCGACCAATGGAAAGAAATTCTGGTGGACGAATACCAAGATATAAACCCCTCGCAGTATCGTTTGGTGAAAGGCTTGTTGGGCGATAGAAAGCAACTGTTTGTCGTAGGCGATGATGACCAAGCCATTTACGGATTCCGTGGCGCCGACATCGGAAACATCGAACGCTTTTGTGAAGACTTCAAGGAATCAACGCAAATTCGCTTGGAGTGGAATTACCGCTCGGTACCGAATGTTCTCTATTTGGCAAATGAAATTTTCAAGAATAAGCCGATTCACTTGCGCAAGATGCTGCGTGCGGGCAACTTGAATGGTTCCGGCGGAAACCCGCTCTATAAGGAAAATCGCAAGCCCGAAATCTGGGTGTCTGACAATCCTGTTGAAGAAATCCAGAAAATAGTCGTATCAATCAAGGAGCTTCGCGAAGATTATGACCTTGCTTGGAAAAATTTTGCAATTCTAGTTCGCTACAACCGGCAACGCCTTTATTACGAGCAGGCTCTTCGCGACTACAATATTCCGATTGCAGGCGACGTGGTGACAGATGCGGGCGAGATGGAGAATGGTGCTGCCACGTCCGAGGTGACAGTTGAAGACGGCGTGCATATAGAGACGGTGCATGCCTCCAAAGGACTCCAGTATGCGGTGGTGTATTACGCAGGCTTATGCGAAAAACTCACGCCTGGAGAATGTACGGGGGACCGCAAGGCACGAAAACGGCAGTTAGATGAGGAACGAAGGCTTTATTACGTCGGGGTAACCCGGGCCGAAGCATGCCTATTTTTGTTATATTGCAAGCGTAGATTCTGGAAAGGCAAATTGCGAAGGTTTAGGCGTTCGAGATTTTTGCCTCACGAAAGAAATCGAAGTACGGAATGGAATATGCCTGTAATCTTGTTTAAAATCTATGTCGTGGTGGCGGTGCTTGGATACATGCTGATGTATATCATTGCACTTCCGTATTTGAAACTGCGCTATGGGAAAAATTTTGATGCGTGGCTCGATCACAAAATTCAAGATTTTTCAAGATACTGCATGAAGGTTATACGCATAGACTTGACGATTGAAGATCAGGCCCAGCTCGGAAAAGTCGATTGGAGTCGCCCGGTGTTTGTTGTCGGGAATCACAATTCGTTTGTTGACATTCCGATAGTATTTTTGGCTATCCAGAAGACCGTGGGCTTTGTTGCAAAGAAATCACTTGGTCGAATTCCTTTCTTGAATTTCTGGATGCACAAAATTGGTTGCGTTTTGGTGAACCGCGAAAAGGGCGGCGCCGCCAAGGCGGTGCGTCAGGCAGTCTCTGAAAGAGGAAACTCGGCGCGCATATTTATTTTCCCCGAAGGCACTCGCAGCAAGACTGGTGCGCTTGGAACTTTCAAGAGTGGCGTGTTCCGCTTTGCTTGCGAAAACGATGCCATCATGCTCCCGCTTGTTATCAAGGGTTCGGGCCCGGTCTGGGAACGCCGTAAGGATACCAAGCGTTGCAAGGTGAATGTGAAGGTGCTTGCACCAATCGATGTTCTGGAGTGCCGCAAAGAAAACGAAAAGTTTGATCCCAAGATTCACATGCTCCCCATGGTCCACAAGATGATGGAGGATGCCCTGTGA
- a CDS encoding lysylphosphatidylglycerol synthase transmembrane domain-containing protein: MSKMNGRLKSALIFCLKLVVTAVPAYFVYRNIVMAPDWSVDDLYTLFSTHSVWPLIVALLCLGLSNFTACLQWKLLLERQNVKLGYGHLLKLYYVGLFFNNFMPGNVGGDAKKVYDIRMQGGQDSVGAGLTATFFDRLYGLFFITLFALAMGLLFFMHDEAQRSFMWPSVWIFLGFCALFAALCSRRLGRLLCKVLTKIFPKKINERLIHMFERFQQFRSVKLLASINLLSAVTQGLRILVHYFCGIAVGVDLSISWYFYYIPLVAIVSALPISIGGFGPRELLAQSLFARAGVPGLESVVIQLLAYFVSLLLSLFGAFVFLLGGTPATNMPVKTEGEPK; encoded by the coding sequence ATGAGTAAAATGAATGGTCGGCTTAAGTCGGCGTTGATTTTTTGTCTGAAGTTAGTCGTGACGGCAGTTCCGGCCTACTTTGTATACCGTAACATCGTGATGGCGCCTGACTGGAGCGTCGATGACTTGTATACGCTGTTCAGTACGCATAGCGTTTGGCCTTTGATTGTTGCCCTTTTGTGCCTTGGCCTTTCGAACTTTACTGCGTGCCTGCAGTGGAAGCTTTTGCTTGAAAGACAGAACGTGAAGCTTGGCTACGGGCATTTGCTCAAGCTTTATTACGTGGGACTTTTCTTCAATAATTTTATGCCGGGCAATGTGGGTGGCGATGCCAAGAAGGTTTATGACATCCGCATGCAGGGTGGCCAGGATTCCGTGGGCGCTGGGCTTACGGCAACTTTCTTTGACCGCCTTTACGGGCTGTTCTTTATTACGCTGTTTGCGCTTGCCATGGGCCTGTTGTTCTTTATGCACGATGAAGCTCAGCGCTCGTTCATGTGGCCCTCGGTTTGGATTTTCCTGGGATTCTGTGCGTTGTTTGCCGCCCTTTGCAGCCGTAGGCTCGGGCGCTTGCTGTGCAAGGTGCTTACGAAGATTTTCCCGAAAAAGATTAACGAACGCTTGATTCACATGTTCGAACGATTCCAGCAATTCCGTTCGGTAAAGCTTTTGGCGTCTATTAACTTGCTTTCGGCGGTGACTCAGGGCCTTCGAATCTTGGTGCACTATTTTTGCGGAATCGCGGTCGGTGTTGACCTTTCTATTTCGTGGTACTTTTACTACATCCCGCTGGTTGCAATCGTGAGTGCTCTCCCGATTTCGATTGGCGGTTTTGGCCCGCGTGAACTTTTGGCGCAGTCGCTTTTTGCACGTGCCGGAGTGCCTGGGCTTGAATCGGTGGTGATTCAGCTGCTTGCTTACTTTGTGAGCCTGTTGCTGAGCCTGTTTGGCGCATTCGTATTTTTGCTTGGCGGAACGCCTGCGACAAATATGCCTGTTAAGACTGAAGGCGAACCGAAATAA
- a CDS encoding glycosyltransferase family 4 protein: MNILVVNYRDRMHPAAGGAEKHLHRIFSQIVEAGHKVVLFTTAFAGCKARETVDGIEVIRKGGDLLFQLTTAMNIRKLDREFNFDVVVEDLNKLPLFTPFLTKKPVVVQMHHLWRSSIFHEASFPIAFMVWAFERVIPWFYRKQPFVVVSPSTKYELEEIGIDEDRISVIYNGSDDVDPSQVVATEDVPSTPYFLWLSRVHRYKGIWTALEAFEEFAENENHPDVKLVVAGDGPLLKKIPAWLKERGLTERVELLGFVTPSKKRALLQKAVALLQTSYKEGWGLTVVEAARLGTTTIASDVPGLRDSVRNGETGLLFPVGDFHTCASEMDRLYSDDDLRTRLSAAAKSYAGEFRWDIAAEKTLDLLQDAVIERQVGGGNE, translated from the coding sequence ATGAACATCCTTGTAGTTAATTACCGCGACCGGATGCACCCTGCTGCAGGGGGCGCCGAAAAGCACCTTCACCGTATTTTTTCGCAGATTGTAGAAGCGGGGCACAAGGTTGTGCTCTTTACGACGGCGTTTGCTGGTTGCAAGGCCCGCGAAACGGTCGACGGTATCGAGGTGATTCGCAAGGGGGGCGATTTGCTGTTCCAGCTGACGACGGCGATGAATATCCGCAAGCTGGACCGCGAATTCAATTTTGATGTGGTGGTCGAGGACCTGAACAAGCTTCCGCTGTTTACGCCGTTTTTGACCAAGAAGCCCGTGGTGGTGCAGATGCACCATTTGTGGCGTAGCTCCATTTTCCATGAGGCGTCGTTCCCGATTGCCTTTATGGTGTGGGCGTTTGAACGCGTTATTCCGTGGTTCTACCGCAAGCAGCCGTTTGTGGTGGTGAGCCCGAGCACCAAGTACGAACTTGAAGAAATCGGAATTGACGAAGACCGCATCTCGGTGATTTATAATGGGTCTGACGATGTGGATCCGTCGCAGGTCGTGGCGACCGAAGACGTGCCGAGTACGCCGTACTTTTTGTGGCTTTCGCGCGTGCACCGCTACAAGGGTATTTGGACGGCGCTCGAGGCTTTTGAAGAATTTGCCGAGAACGAAAACCACCCCGATGTAAAGCTTGTGGTGGCAGGCGACGGTCCGCTCCTGAAAAAGATTCCGGCGTGGCTCAAGGAACGCGGGCTTACGGAACGTGTTGAACTTTTGGGATTTGTAACGCCGTCAAAGAAACGCGCCTTGTTGCAGAAAGCGGTGGCGCTCTTGCAGACCAGCTACAAGGAAGGCTGGGGGCTTACGGTTGTAGAGGCTGCAAGGCTTGGAACGACGACGATTGCAAGCGATGTGCCGGGACTCCGCGATAGCGTTAGAAACGGCGAAACGGGACTCTTGTTCCCGGTGGGGGATTTTCATACTTGTGCGTCCGAAATGGACAGACTTTATAGCGACGACGATTTGCGCACGAGACTTTCGGCGGCGGCAAAAAGCTATGCGGGCGAGTTCCGCTGGGACATTGCAGCCGAGAAGACTCTCGACCTTTTGCAGGACGCCGTTATAGAGCGACAAGTGGGGGGAGGAAATGAGTAA